The following are encoded together in the Xanthomonas sacchari genome:
- a CDS encoding TIGR02449 family protein translates to MDSLDALAELRALAARVETLVERCQRLSDENRSLRQQQEHLIGERSQLLTKNEQARSRVEAMIARLKSMEQHT, encoded by the coding sequence ATGGACAGCCTTGACGCCCTCGCCGAGCTTCGCGCCCTTGCCGCACGCGTGGAAACGCTGGTCGAGCGCTGCCAGCGCCTGTCCGACGAGAACCGCAGCCTGCGCCAGCAGCAGGAACACCTGATCGGCGAGCGCTCGCAGTTGCTGACCAAGAACGAACAGGCGCGTTCGCGCGTGGAAGCGATGATCGCCCGACTGAAGTCCATGGAGCAGCACACGTGA
- a CDS encoding cell division protein ZapA, which yields MSEPVSVRILDREYTVGVEAEERDGLLAAARLLDAKMREVRGSNRMAAVDRVAVLAALNLAHELQQLRDEQAQREREMARTLADLNRRLDSVVDTTR from the coding sequence GTGAGCGAGCCGGTCAGCGTCCGCATCCTCGACCGCGAGTACACCGTCGGCGTCGAGGCCGAGGAGCGCGACGGCCTGCTCGCCGCCGCGCGCCTGCTCGATGCGAAGATGCGCGAAGTGCGCGGCAGCAACCGCATGGCCGCGGTGGATCGCGTCGCCGTGCTCGCGGCATTGAACCTGGCGCACGAACTGCAGCAACTGCGCGACGAACAGGCGCAGCGCGAGCGCGAGATGGCGCGCACACTCGCCGATCTCAATCGCCGCCTGGACAGCGTGGTCGATACGACGCGCTGA
- a CDS encoding 5-formyltetrahydrofolate cyclo-ligase, producing the protein MAADDRDSLRQDLRARRRALTAPVRLAAADALAQRLLDLPFAPQHGHVGGYWAMDGEIALHRWQLSLPEAVQYCLPVLSGDTLRFAPWRPGQPLRANRYGIPEPDVDPATTLAPAQMALVVTPLVGFDTAGGRLGMGGGWYDRSFAFRQRQAPPPWLVGAAFDAQQVAALPLAAWDVALDAVCTESLTLSTAPDLPA; encoded by the coding sequence ATGGCCGCCGACGACCGCGACTCCCTGCGCCAGGACCTGCGCGCGCGCCGCCGCGCGCTCACCGCGCCCGTACGCCTGGCCGCCGCCGATGCCTTGGCGCAGCGACTGCTGGACCTGCCGTTCGCGCCGCAGCACGGCCATGTCGGCGGCTACTGGGCGATGGACGGGGAGATCGCCCTGCACCGCTGGCAACTGTCGCTGCCGGAGGCGGTGCAGTACTGCCTGCCGGTGCTCAGCGGCGATACCCTGCGCTTTGCGCCGTGGCGCCCCGGGCAGCCGCTGCGCGCCAACCGCTACGGCATCCCCGAGCCCGACGTCGACCCGGCCACGACCCTGGCGCCGGCGCAGATGGCGCTGGTGGTGACGCCGCTGGTCGGCTTCGACACCGCCGGCGGCCGCCTGGGCATGGGAGGCGGCTGGTATGATCGCAGCTTCGCTTTCCGCCAGCGGCAGGCTCCGCCGCCCTGGCTGGTCGGGGCCGCCTTCGACGCGCAACAGGTCGCGGCCTTGCCGCTGGCGGCCTGGGACGTGGCGCTGGACGCGGTCTGCACCGAATCCCTCACTCTGTCGACCGCGCCCGATCTGCCCGCATGA
- a CDS encoding thioesterase family protein: MPTLAQILDRFDPAAGFDVPASWRQGRTAFGGLSAALALQAALRTAPSALPPLKSAHIGFVGPADGRLRFDAQVLRQGKSATSVGVDCLADGQVALRAALLFAQPRASRIAHDFLPARPAVVGPDDATPIADSPVTPAFVANFDMRLAGGALPISGAATPELLVWARHRDAAGVDPGVALVALGDCLPPAAMTCFTAPAPVSSMTWTLDFPQPASAGDWFLLRSASLHAEDGYSLQDMQIWDSAGRLVLWGRQTVALYA; this comes from the coding sequence TTGCCGACGCTCGCCCAGATCCTCGACCGCTTCGACCCCGCCGCGGGATTCGATGTCCCCGCCAGCTGGCGACAAGGCCGCACCGCCTTCGGCGGCCTGTCCGCGGCGCTCGCCCTGCAGGCCGCGCTGCGCACCGCACCGTCCGCGTTGCCGCCGTTGAAGTCGGCGCACATCGGCTTCGTCGGCCCGGCCGACGGCCGCTTGCGCTTCGATGCGCAGGTGTTGCGCCAGGGCAAGTCCGCCACCTCCGTGGGCGTCGATTGCCTGGCCGACGGGCAGGTCGCCCTGCGTGCGGCCTTGCTGTTCGCACAGCCGCGCGCCAGCCGCATCGCCCACGACTTCCTGCCGGCACGGCCGGCGGTGGTCGGCCCCGATGACGCGACGCCGATCGCCGACAGCCCGGTGACGCCGGCCTTCGTCGCCAATTTCGACATGCGCCTGGCCGGCGGCGCGCTGCCGATCTCCGGCGCCGCCACCCCGGAGTTGCTGGTCTGGGCGCGCCATCGCGACGCCGCCGGCGTGGACCCGGGCGTGGCCCTGGTGGCACTGGGCGACTGCCTGCCGCCAGCCGCGATGACCTGCTTCACCGCACCCGCACCGGTCAGTTCGATGACCTGGACCCTGGACTTCCCGCAGCCGGCCAGCGCCGGCGACTGGTTCCTGCTGCGCTCGGCCAGCCTGCATGCCGAGGACGGCTACTCGCTGCAGGACATGCAGATCTGGGACAGCGCCGGGCGCCTGGTGCTGTGGGGCCGGCAGACGGTGGCGCTCTACGCGTGA
- a CDS encoding YecA family protein, whose amino-acid sequence MTELPTADQIADASRTLGLAASAAELHGALCGWLAGGGADLPAWPAAVLADASIAAPRSGDALDRLREATAAQLNDRDFGFDLVLADAGASLPERADALFDWCRGFLGGFGLAAGAAPPLSEEGQEALQDLARLAQASADDFDSGDEDEDALAEIEEFVRVAVLLLHSDCVLGPRHRQRLN is encoded by the coding sequence ATGACCGAACTTCCCACTGCCGACCAGATCGCCGATGCCAGCCGGACGCTTGGCCTGGCTGCGTCGGCGGCCGAATTGCACGGCGCCCTGTGCGGCTGGCTGGCCGGCGGCGGCGCCGATCTGCCGGCCTGGCCGGCCGCGGTGCTGGCCGACGCCAGCATCGCCGCGCCGCGCAGCGGCGACGCCCTGGACCGCCTGCGCGAGGCCACCGCTGCGCAACTGAACGACCGCGATTTCGGTTTTGACCTGGTGCTGGCCGATGCCGGCGCGTCGCTGCCCGAGCGCGCCGACGCGCTGTTCGACTGGTGCCGCGGCTTCCTTGGCGGCTTCGGCCTGGCTGCGGGCGCCGCACCGCCGCTTTCCGAGGAAGGGCAGGAGGCGCTGCAGGACCTGGCGCGGCTGGCCCAGGCCAGCGCCGACGATTTCGACAGTGGCGACGAGGACGAGGACGCGCTGGCCGAGATCGAGGAGTTCGTGCGCGTGGCGGTGCTGCTGCTGCACAGCGACTGCGTGCTCGGCCCGCGCCACCGGCAGCGCCTGAACTGA
- a CDS encoding PilZ domain-containing protein produces MSSDARRSPRRQVPDMVPVLDLMEDAVVGRLGNVSEHGMLLLASAPLYEDALYQLRFAMPQADRDAQIDVGAHLLWSEPSHAPGQAWAGFRFLTISPAHRDLLRQWINSAPGG; encoded by the coding sequence ATGAGCAGCGACGCCCGCCGTTCGCCACGTCGCCAGGTCCCGGACATGGTGCCGGTGCTGGACCTGATGGAAGACGCCGTGGTCGGCCGCCTCGGCAACGTCTCCGAACACGGCATGCTGCTGCTGGCCTCGGCGCCGCTGTACGAGGACGCGCTGTACCAATTGCGCTTCGCGATGCCGCAGGCCGACCGCGACGCGCAGATCGACGTCGGCGCGCATTTGTTGTGGAGCGAACCCTCGCACGCACCGGGCCAGGCCTGGGCCGGCTTCCGTTTTCTGACCATTTCCCCCGCGCACCGCGACCTGCTGCGGCAGTGGATCAACTCGGCCCCCGGCGGCTAG
- a CDS encoding aminopeptidase P N-terminal domain-containing protein, with protein sequence MKRLTGISSGEYARRRRQLMDMAGEQAILVLPSAPERVRSHDTHYPYRQDSDFWYLCGFPEPDAVLVLVPGRRHGEALLFCRERDPEREAWDGPRAGQEGAVERYGMDDAYPIDDLDEILPGLLEGRSRVYYHFGRDVDFDLKLIGWVKRVREQVRHGAQPPHEFLELGHLLHEQRLFKSRDEIALMQVAADLSVAGHRAAMRLAKPGVHEYQVQAEIEREFRAGDAWPAYGSIVGSGHNACVLHYRANAARLRDGDLVLVDAGAEYRGYAADITRTFPVSGRFSAEQRALHDLVGAAHAAALAQARPGVAYEAGHLAAVQTLTEGLLRLGLLKGSVEQNLASGDYRRFYRHKTGHWLGLDVHDVGDYRLAGESRLLEPGMVFTIEPGLYVSPDDKDVDPKWRGIGIRTEDDVLITDDGHRVLTDALARSAEEIEGFMAGNGEWGIGKREWESGDRARKG encoded by the coding sequence ATGAAGCGGCTCACCGGGATCTCCTCCGGCGAGTACGCGCGCCGCCGTCGACAACTGATGGACATGGCCGGCGAGCAGGCCATCCTGGTGCTGCCCAGCGCGCCGGAGCGGGTGCGCAGCCACGACACCCATTACCCATACCGGCAGGATTCGGATTTCTGGTACCTGTGCGGCTTTCCCGAGCCGGACGCGGTGCTGGTGCTGGTGCCCGGGCGCCGCCACGGCGAAGCGCTGCTGTTCTGCCGCGAACGCGACCCCGAACGCGAAGCGTGGGATGGTCCGCGGGCGGGCCAGGAAGGCGCGGTCGAACGCTACGGCATGGACGATGCCTATCCGATCGACGACCTCGACGAGATCCTGCCCGGGCTGCTGGAAGGCCGCTCGCGGGTGTACTACCACTTCGGCCGCGACGTCGATTTCGACCTGAAGCTGATCGGCTGGGTCAAGCGCGTGCGCGAGCAGGTGCGGCACGGCGCGCAGCCGCCGCACGAGTTCCTGGAGCTCGGGCATCTGCTGCACGAGCAGCGCCTGTTCAAGTCGCGCGACGAGATCGCGCTGATGCAGGTCGCTGCCGACCTGAGCGTGGCCGGGCACCGCGCGGCGATGCGGCTGGCGAAGCCCGGCGTGCACGAGTACCAGGTGCAGGCCGAGATCGAGCGCGAATTCCGCGCCGGCGACGCCTGGCCGGCCTACGGCAGCATCGTCGGCAGCGGCCACAACGCCTGCGTGCTGCACTACCGTGCCAATGCCGCGCGCCTGCGCGACGGCGACCTGGTGCTGGTCGATGCCGGCGCGGAGTACCGCGGCTATGCCGCCGACATCACCCGCACGTTTCCGGTCAGCGGCCGCTTCAGCGCCGAACAGCGCGCGCTGCACGACCTGGTCGGCGCCGCGCATGCCGCCGCGCTGGCGCAGGCGCGCCCGGGCGTGGCCTACGAGGCCGGACACCTGGCCGCGGTGCAGACCCTGACCGAAGGCCTGCTGCGGCTGGGGCTGCTCAAGGGCAGCGTCGAGCAGAACCTGGCCAGCGGCGACTACCGACGTTTCTATCGCCACAAGACCGGGCACTGGCTGGGCCTGGACGTGCACGACGTCGGCGACTACCGGCTGGCCGGCGAATCGCGCCTGCTCGAGCCGGGCATGGTGTTCACCATCGAACCCGGCCTGTACGTGTCGCCGGACGACAAGGACGTGGACCCGAAGTGGCGCGGCATCGGCATCCGCACCGAGGACGACGTGCTGATCACCGACGACGGCCACCGCGTGCTCACCGATGCCTTGGCGCGCAGCGCCGAGGAGATCGAGGGGTTTATGGCTGGGAATGGGGAATGGGGAATAGGGAAACGGGAATGGGAAAGCGGTGACCGTGCGCGGAAAGGTTAG
- the pepQ gene encoding Xaa-Pro dipeptidase, which produces MPQHDPSALYPDHLRTLTQRADEALARGGFDHLVVPSGTLHYQVFDDRDYPFAVNPQFKAWLPLTRVPNSWLVYTPGRRPQVIFHQPRDYWHVVPDAPSGWWVEHCDIHLIRTPDEALALLPDAARSAILGEPQSALGAYVPNNPAEVLHYLEYHRAYKTPYELALMRQAQQAAVRGHRAAEAAFRDGRSEFEIHMAYCAAVGQDANELPYGNIVALNEHGAVLHYTELQRQAPTPLRSFLIDAGASAHGYASDITRTYAADRGSDFQALIDAVDAAQQRMGQHVRAGVDYRQLHLDAHLALMGVLRDAGVLKVSPETAVATGVSAAFFPHGLGHPIGLQVHDVAGFAASDRGGRIERPDGHPYLRMTRTLEPGMVMTIEPGLYFIDMLLDDLKQAGHGDSVDWARVAQFKPYGGIRIEDEVVCTADAPENLTRPVFAAA; this is translated from the coding sequence ATGCCCCAGCACGACCCAAGCGCCCTGTATCCCGACCACCTGCGCACGCTGACCCAACGCGCCGACGAGGCGCTGGCGCGCGGCGGCTTCGACCACCTGGTGGTCCCCAGCGGCACCCTGCACTACCAGGTGTTCGACGATCGCGACTATCCGTTCGCGGTGAATCCGCAGTTCAAGGCCTGGCTGCCGCTGACGCGAGTGCCGAACAGCTGGCTGGTGTACACGCCCGGGCGCCGCCCGCAGGTGATCTTCCACCAGCCGCGCGACTACTGGCACGTGGTGCCGGACGCGCCCAGTGGCTGGTGGGTGGAGCACTGCGACATCCACCTGATCCGCACCCCGGACGAGGCGCTGGCGCTGCTGCCGGATGCCGCGCGCAGCGCGATCCTCGGCGAGCCGCAGAGCGCGCTGGGCGCCTACGTGCCGAACAACCCGGCGGAGGTGCTGCACTACCTGGAATACCACCGCGCCTACAAGACGCCCTACGAGCTGGCGCTGATGCGCCAGGCGCAGCAGGCGGCAGTGCGCGGCCATCGTGCCGCCGAGGCAGCGTTCCGCGACGGCCGCAGCGAGTTCGAGATCCACATGGCCTACTGCGCCGCGGTCGGCCAGGACGCGAACGAACTGCCGTACGGCAACATCGTGGCGTTGAACGAACACGGCGCCGTGCTGCACTACACCGAACTGCAGCGGCAGGCGCCGACGCCGCTGCGCAGCTTCCTGATCGACGCCGGCGCCTCCGCGCACGGCTATGCCAGCGACATCACCCGCACCTACGCCGCCGATCGCGGCAGCGACTTCCAGGCGCTGATCGACGCGGTGGACGCCGCGCAGCAGCGCATGGGCCAGCACGTGCGCGCCGGCGTCGACTACCGGCAACTGCACCTGGATGCGCATCTGGCGCTGATGGGCGTACTCCGGGATGCCGGGGTGCTGAAGGTGTCGCCGGAAACCGCGGTGGCCACCGGCGTCAGCGCCGCGTTCTTCCCGCATGGCCTGGGCCATCCGATCGGCCTGCAGGTGCACGACGTCGCCGGCTTCGCCGCCAGCGACCGCGGCGGCCGCATCGAACGCCCCGACGGCCACCCCTACCTGCGCATGACCCGCACCCTGGAGCCGGGCATGGTGATGACGATCGAGCCGGGCCTGTACTTCATCGACATGCTGCTCGACGACCTCAAGCAGGCCGGCCACGGCGATAGCGTCGACTGGGCGCGGGTGGCGCAGTTCAAGCCCTACGGCGGCATCCGCATCGAGGACGAAGTGGTGTGCACCGCGGACGCGCCCGAGAACCTGACGCGGCCGGTGTTTGCGGCGGCCTGA
- a CDS encoding DUF1631 domain-containing protein, translating to MPVSATLQAPTATLASAALPARVRDILQTLNSLLWQALDMPLQATLDELEQDLLEQAGRARNGQVQQDLFQEAQRLRAQRGRFAPHYQAHLEAGLAGIRSPAAAAATPRTARPVAAAQMLTLVDDVDIDRDIVLHEIARREATRCNIPLQLLGQRFGVLAARPAFEIEQLPLGPHALCRLLRAAGETLGLGLDTQLSLYRAFERQALARYGEIVERANVLLTHAGVLPGLIYLPYVARSTNVEPGARRTARMAAGTAPAPADSATRGGGAAPVQAAPAMGMPPGPAATTPLPPAGVAAAAAEPAASGPDLATLRQLLTAARAKAAPAATAPTTATAGAATLPARPASATGAIPVPTASLLQALGELQAQPPAHSTLGGLRGRRHLRDVQTALLQALRASHGAQATLAPQQADTFDLLGLLYGEIEREVRADAPAAALLERLQVPLVRAALQDPAFFARSRHPARELLNAVAESGATWLGEDDSDPTLLLKLNQAVDRVVEEYEGDETVFEQAHQDIQAQQRSLAHKAEIAERRHVEAARGKERLELAKQTATATLEALCNARQPPGFVQTLLQQAWSDVLVLTLLRQGEDSEIWRERIGLAERIAEVTCRSEGASDAGLAERVGQALLQVGYHQQEAEAIARRLSTPGGTDATTSRTELSVRLKARTRLGEQGEDGERPSLPPRNEAEQAAYARLRTLPFGTWFEFVVNQQGDLKRQRLSWYSPITERALFVNQRGQKTAEHTLDGLARLLAQGQARIVSEDRARLIDRAWQAAVRALRTLAGVPAADDALEGA from the coding sequence ATGCCCGTGTCTGCGACCCTCCAGGCCCCGACGGCGACGCTTGCCAGCGCCGCCCTGCCGGCGCGCGTGCGCGACATCCTGCAGACCCTGAACAGCCTGCTGTGGCAGGCCCTGGACATGCCGCTGCAGGCGACCCTGGACGAACTTGAGCAGGACCTGCTCGAGCAGGCCGGGCGCGCCCGCAACGGCCAGGTGCAGCAGGACCTGTTCCAGGAAGCGCAGCGCCTGCGCGCGCAGCGCGGGCGCTTTGCGCCGCACTACCAGGCGCACCTGGAAGCCGGGCTGGCCGGCATCCGCAGCCCGGCCGCCGCGGCCGCCACGCCGCGCACGGCCAGGCCGGTCGCGGCGGCGCAGATGCTGACCCTGGTCGACGACGTGGATATCGACCGCGACATCGTGCTGCACGAGATCGCCCGCCGCGAGGCGACCCGCTGCAACATCCCGCTGCAGTTGCTCGGCCAGCGCTTCGGCGTGCTGGCGGCGCGGCCCGCCTTCGAGATCGAGCAGTTGCCGCTGGGGCCGCACGCGCTGTGCCGGCTGCTGCGCGCCGCCGGCGAAACGCTGGGCCTGGGGCTGGACACGCAGTTGTCGCTGTACCGCGCCTTCGAACGCCAGGCGCTGGCGCGCTATGGCGAGATCGTGGAACGGGCCAATGTGCTGCTGACCCACGCCGGGGTACTCCCGGGCCTGATCTACCTACCCTACGTGGCGCGCAGCACCAACGTGGAGCCGGGCGCGCGCCGCACCGCGCGCATGGCCGCGGGCACCGCGCCGGCTCCTGCCGACAGCGCCACCCGCGGCGGCGGCGCTGCCCCCGTCCAGGCCGCACCCGCCATGGGCATGCCGCCGGGGCCTGCCGCCACCACTCCGCTGCCACCAGCGGGTGTAGCGGCGGCCGCCGCGGAACCGGCCGCCAGCGGCCCCGACCTGGCCACCCTGCGCCAGTTGTTGACCGCAGCGCGCGCCAAGGCCGCACCGGCCGCGACGGCGCCCACGACCGCGACCGCCGGTGCCGCCACGCTCCCGGCGCGGCCGGCGAGCGCCACCGGTGCGATCCCGGTCCCGACCGCCAGCCTGCTGCAGGCCCTGGGCGAACTGCAGGCGCAACCGCCGGCCCACAGCACCCTGGGCGGGCTGCGCGGACGCCGCCACCTGCGCGACGTGCAGACCGCCCTGCTGCAGGCGCTGCGCGCCAGCCACGGCGCGCAGGCGACCCTTGCACCGCAACAGGCCGACACCTTCGACCTGCTCGGCCTGCTGTACGGCGAGATCGAGCGCGAGGTGCGCGCCGACGCGCCGGCCGCGGCGCTGCTGGAACGCCTGCAGGTGCCGCTGGTGCGCGCCGCGCTGCAGGACCCGGCGTTCTTCGCGCGCAGCCGCCACCCGGCGCGGGAACTGCTCAACGCCGTCGCCGAATCGGGCGCGACCTGGCTGGGCGAAGACGACAGCGATCCGACCCTGCTGCTCAAGCTCAACCAGGCCGTGGACCGCGTGGTCGAGGAATACGAAGGCGACGAAACCGTCTTCGAGCAGGCCCACCAGGACATCCAGGCGCAGCAGCGCAGCCTGGCGCACAAGGCGGAGATCGCCGAACGCCGGCACGTGGAGGCCGCGCGCGGCAAGGAACGGCTGGAACTGGCCAAGCAGACCGCCACCGCCACCCTGGAAGCGCTGTGCAACGCCCGGCAACCGCCCGGTTTCGTGCAGACCCTGTTGCAGCAGGCTTGGTCCGACGTGCTGGTGCTGACCCTGCTGCGCCAGGGCGAGGATTCGGAGATTTGGCGCGAGCGCATCGGCCTGGCCGAGCGCATCGCCGAGGTCACCTGCCGCAGCGAGGGCGCCTCCGATGCCGGCCTGGCCGAACGCGTGGGCCAGGCGTTGCTGCAGGTGGGCTACCACCAGCAGGAGGCCGAGGCCATCGCCCGCCGCCTGTCCACGCCCGGCGGCACCGACGCCACCACCTCGCGCACCGAGCTCAGCGTGCGGCTGAAGGCACGCACCCGTCTGGGCGAGCAGGGCGAGGACGGCGAGCGCCCGTCGCTGCCGCCGCGCAACGAGGCCGAACAGGCGGCGTATGCGCGGCTGCGCACGCTGCCGTTCGGCACCTGGTTCGAATTCGTGGTCAACCAGCAAGGCGACCTGAAGCGGCAACGCCTGTCCTGGTACAGCCCGATCACCGAACGCGCGCTGTTCGTGAACCAGCGCGGGCAGAAGACCGCCGAACACACGCTCGACGGATTGGCGCGGCTGCTGGCGCAGGGCCAGGCCCGCATCGTCAGCGAAGACCGCGCACGCCTGATCGACCGCGCCTGGCAGGCCGCGGTGCGCGCGTTGCGCACCCTGGCCGGCGTTCCCGCCGCCGACGACGCCTTGGAGGGTGCATGA
- a CDS encoding bifunctional diguanylate cyclase/phosphodiesterase yields MFGQTLLAAWPLVALAALAAGGLAALFALRSRRRLREQLQRHAQLQQRDQHLKLALWASGEHFWDYDLQARTLRLMRADEATPHAQDIGLVIRENEPLRIHPDDMAQARQVLQEHLQGLTAIYTAEYRVDLTGDGIWHWARVRGRVVDYDASGAPRRLAGTARDITSHRQADLERRIAAEVLRSMGEAVAVLDEDRRFISVNPAFTRITGYSEREVLGQPMALIDHTPETPAAPAADHGRHWRGEAWKRRKDGQEILCHLRRNTVVDADGRQSFQVVVLEDITEQKRAEQELRYLANYDTLTSLPNRALLSERLARAIVRARRQAGSVAVLFLDLDRFKDINDSLGHAVGDRVLRAVAERLQQAVGPQHTVARLAGDEFTVVVEDIVSQGEAEAVAARVLAAFEAPLRLDERREVAVSTSIGISLFPQHALLPSELLKHADTAMYQAKAAGRRNAQVYSARMDEATRHRATLASTLRKIPLDQELKLVYQPRYSLRTQRVVGVEALLRWHSADFGPVSPSQFIPLAEETGLILEIGEWVLRQACSALRDWRRMGLTDLCMSVNVSAIQLERGNLPELMAGILAETGVPAANIELELTESVVMSQVGKNAALLRACRELGLTLAIDDFGTGYSSLAYLKRLPINTLKIDQEFIGDLTRDPDDEAITSTIIAMGHSLALKVVAEGVEDAGQLAFLRAHGCDEIQGHLVAPALEPDACLRLLQQPLRLPA; encoded by the coding sequence TTGTTCGGCCAGACCCTGCTGGCCGCGTGGCCGCTGGTGGCGCTCGCGGCGCTGGCCGCCGGCGGGCTGGCGGCGCTGTTCGCGCTGCGCTCGCGTCGGCGCCTGCGCGAGCAGTTGCAACGGCATGCGCAGCTGCAGCAGCGCGACCAGCACCTGAAGCTGGCGCTGTGGGCCTCGGGCGAACACTTCTGGGATTACGACCTGCAAGCGCGCACGCTGCGGCTGATGCGCGCCGACGAGGCCACGCCGCACGCGCAGGACATCGGCCTGGTGATCCGCGAGAACGAGCCGCTGCGCATCCATCCCGACGACATGGCGCAGGCGCGGCAGGTGCTGCAGGAACACCTGCAGGGCCTCACCGCGATCTACACCGCCGAATACCGCGTGGACCTGACCGGCGATGGGATCTGGCACTGGGCGCGGGTGCGCGGCCGCGTGGTGGACTACGACGCCAGCGGCGCACCGCGCCGGCTCGCCGGCACCGCCCGCGACATCACCTCGCACCGCCAGGCCGACCTGGAACGGCGCATCGCCGCCGAAGTGCTGCGCAGCATGGGCGAAGCGGTCGCCGTGCTCGACGAGGACCGCCGCTTCATCTCGGTCAACCCGGCCTTCACCCGCATCACCGGCTACAGCGAGCGCGAGGTGCTGGGCCAGCCGATGGCGCTGATCGACCACACCCCGGAAACGCCGGCCGCGCCGGCGGCCGACCACGGCCGGCACTGGCGCGGCGAAGCCTGGAAGCGGCGCAAGGACGGCCAGGAGATCCTCTGCCACCTGCGCCGCAACACCGTGGTCGACGCCGACGGCCGCCAGAGCTTCCAGGTGGTGGTGCTGGAAGACATCACCGAACAGAAGCGCGCCGAGCAGGAACTGCGCTACCTGGCCAACTACGACACGCTGACCAGCCTGCCCAACCGTGCGCTGCTGTCCGAGCGCCTGGCGCGGGCGATCGTGCGGGCGCGGCGCCAGGCCGGCTCGGTCGCGGTGCTGTTCCTGGACCTGGACCGCTTCAAGGACATCAACGACTCGCTCGGCCACGCCGTCGGCGACCGCGTGCTGCGCGCGGTCGCCGAACGCCTGCAGCAGGCGGTGGGGCCGCAGCACACGGTGGCGCGCCTGGCCGGCGACGAATTCACCGTGGTGGTCGAGGACATCGTCAGCCAGGGCGAGGCCGAGGCGGTGGCCGCCCGCGTGCTGGCCGCGTTCGAGGCGCCGCTGCGGCTGGACGAACGCCGCGAGGTCGCGGTGTCCACCTCCATCGGCATCTCCCTGTTCCCGCAGCACGCGCTGCTGCCGAGCGAACTGCTCAAGCACGCCGACACCGCGATGTACCAGGCCAAGGCCGCCGGGCGCCGCAACGCCCAGGTGTACTCGGCGCGCATGGACGAGGCCACCCGCCACCGCGCCACCCTGGCCAGCACGCTGCGCAAGATCCCGCTGGACCAGGAACTGAAGCTGGTCTACCAGCCGCGCTACTCGCTGCGCACGCAGCGGGTGGTGGGCGTGGAAGCGCTACTGCGCTGGCACAGCGCCGACTTCGGCCCGGTCTCGCCCAGCCAGTTCATCCCGCTGGCCGAGGAGACCGGGCTGATCCTGGAGATCGGCGAGTGGGTGCTGCGCCAGGCCTGCAGTGCGTTGCGCGACTGGCGGCGGATGGGGCTGACCGATCTGTGCATGTCGGTGAACGTCTCGGCGATCCAGCTCGAGCGCGGCAACCTGCCGGAGCTGATGGCCGGGATCCTCGCCGAAACCGGCGTGCCGGCGGCCAACATCGAACTGGAACTGACCGAGAGCGTGGTGATGTCGCAGGTCGGCAAGAACGCCGCGCTGCTGCGCGCCTGCCGCGAGCTGGGGCTGACCCTGGCCATCGACGATTTCGGCACCGGCTATTCGTCGCTGGCCTACCTGAAGCGGCTGCCGATCAACACCCTGAAGATCGACCAGGAATTCATCGGCGATCTCACCCGCGACCCGGACGACGAAGCGATCACCAGCACCATCATCGCGATGGGCCACTCGCTGGCGCTGAAGGTGGTGGCCGAGGGGGTCGAGGACGCCGGGCAACTGGCGTTCCTGCGCGCGCACGGCTGCGACGAGATCCAGGGCCATCTGGTAGCGCCGGCGCTGGAACCGGACGCCTGCCTGCGCCTGTTGCAGCAACCGCTGCGGCTGCCTGCCTGA